From a region of the Hymenobacter jejuensis genome:
- a CDS encoding PPK2 family polyphosphate kinase encodes MKTPAAYNLLKVSSRAPHNVHKEEVERELRRIRQDLVELQERLYAENRRSVLVVLQGMDASGKDGLIRRVFSGINPQGVRVDAFKEPTDEELSHDFLWRIHRKTPGHGMIQVFNRSHYEDVLVTRVDNIIDDEEAQRRFEAINAFETLLQQAGTTILKFYLHVSEKEQRERLDERINDPSKQWKYDASDQGKASQWPQYRAMYEDVFAHCNPPTCPWILVPSDQNWYKAYVVASTLRHALLEMNPQYPKAKTERPK; translated from the coding sequence ATGAAAACTCCCGCTGCCTACAACCTGCTCAAGGTTTCGTCCCGTGCCCCGCATAATGTTCACAAAGAAGAAGTTGAGCGGGAGCTCCGGCGCATTCGCCAAGACTTAGTGGAGTTGCAGGAGCGGCTATACGCCGAAAACCGCCGTAGTGTGCTCGTGGTGCTGCAAGGCATGGATGCCAGCGGCAAAGACGGTCTGATTCGGCGCGTGTTCAGCGGCATCAACCCGCAGGGTGTGCGCGTAGATGCCTTCAAAGAACCCACGGACGAAGAGCTGTCCCACGATTTTCTGTGGCGCATTCACCGCAAAACGCCCGGCCACGGCATGATTCAGGTGTTCAACCGCTCGCATTACGAAGACGTGCTCGTGACCCGGGTTGATAATATCATCGATGACGAGGAAGCCCAGCGTCGTTTTGAGGCCATCAACGCTTTCGAAACCCTGTTGCAGCAAGCCGGCACGACCATTCTGAAGTTCTACCTGCACGTTTCGGAAAAGGAGCAACGCGAGCGTCTCGACGAACGCATCAACGATCCGTCCAAGCAGTGGAAATACGATGCCAGTGACCAGGGCAAAGCTTCGCAATGGCCACAGTACCGCGCCATGTATGAAGATGTGTTTGCGCACTGCAACCCGCCCACTTGCCCTTGGATTCTGGTTCCTTCCGACCAAAACTGGTACAAAGCCTACGTGGTGGCCAGCACGCTACGCCATGCCCTGCTGGAAATGAATCCGCAGTATCCCAAAGCTAAAACAGAAAGACCTAAATAA